The DNA window GTCGACTCTCCCACACGTTGCATTCATCATGGTTGCCAAAAGATTCCCTTAAAAATTATACATGCACGCAGACGTCAGCTTTAGCAGAAGCtaactgtttacatgatcaGACTTAGGATGGTTGTCTTTATCAGGATGATGACGACTTTCACGTTAATTAGCACTATATTGAATTTTGGGAAATAATGCGAGAAACGTCCTGATGTTACAGGGGCATAGAAGGAAGGAGCACATGCTATGTAACAATGGGCTTGTAATTAAGGCTGTATTATAATGGTGTATCACGTTTGTGTATGTACAGTAGGCCAAAACGATATACAGCCTGGTGCAATCgtgtaagtggctgcgctcgaattGGTGCTGTTGAGCGTAATGGATCGAAGAAGGATCGTTGCTAGCACCAtacttcgctgcagttcgcgatgttCCGACATCGATTCGAACTCCACCGTGCAACTTCCTACCCGAATACTTgagcaactgcaccgtgcttcatgtcattttgacacTAGTGCATGTCCCTGGAATGAAGTTCAAGAAAGCACAGATATGGGTttcacggcgtcgaattgcgAACCTACGCCAGAAGACGCTGGTCCTGTACCGGGCAATAGCTCCTATTTGTCAATAAGGAAATGAGACTTCACGACCCGGCTCATAGCTGTAATAACAACCTGTATTGACAGCTACAGATGTTTGTGGACGAATGTCCACAATGCATTGAGGCGGATTCAACGGGGTCAGTTAGGTGTGCGATAAAATGGGATGAGACGGTTCCAACGGTTTCTGACTAGTGCACCGGCAATGGAACGCAGCCAAATGGGGTGGAGTGATTCTCAAGACTTTGGATTGGTGCGGCACGATGCGCATTAACTCCAAGTGGATTTGTCAAGAAGTAACCGAAAGCCTTTTCATAGACGTAAAATTTACATGTGTTCCCCTATATAGTCCCCGCATGTCTATTTTCTGCACGCTTGCTTTGTCAGATtggtaacatcctttcttcagagATGCGGCatacgcatgcaaacggcaaATAGCAGCTAACAGTTGATCTGATAAGAATCAATACGAtgatgttcacgtcatttcatgttagcgcattattctgcgctaattgttgagaaaaaaaattggagaaaaattatACTTTGAACAGCTTTCCCAAATTGTGGTGATGTCAAAGAAttataggtgtaaaatcaagtttgaattttCTCCAAATACAGTACTGACGTAATTAATCACAATTAGTAATGCATCTATTAAAGGAACAAAGAAAGTGccacttaaaaaaagaaatacaaatttgACTTCAGAGAATACGTCACTTCTTTCAATTCCTGGTGATCAGTGAGTGCGAGAGAAGGGAGCGCTACAAGAACTCCGATGTCGAGgcagacgttcagactggttttcATTAAATCTCTAATAGCAAATTTTCTCTGTGCAGTTTTCGCCTTTCTTAACTGAACTGGATTTCATGCATCATTTTCGACGTTACATACTAGATGTgaccaaaagaaaatgaagaagtcaGAGCGAAAGCTTAAACAGAATGAAAGttgcaaataaattttttctccgCTTTCAATTCCTGTTTCTGCATTTAAACATGGCCTTATCAAACCtattttacaaatttatttttgaaaaatgcagCAGAAGTAGTGGAAACAATTCCGAAGAAACTGAGTCCGTACAAACATGTTACAACCACTAAATCTTCCAGTCCAATTAGttccttcttcattttatATGATTTCATTCGAGAGCAGACGCAGCAATGACGGATGTCTTCTGCTAATATCTTCTATTCCCAATCGTCTGTATGTATGGGCGattctggaatattttcagTGAAATAATATTGATACTGATTGTGCAtaaagttgttcttttttcacgaCAATGGAGGTTGATGTAAGATTCTTTTAGGCCtagacttgttttttttttcagaaaacaacagaaaacaacaaaaaagcattCTGCAATTACCTTACTAGGACATCTCAGCTTTGTTTTAAAACTCGTTATGTCGGATTTGGTACTTTTTCTTCCGACAGGTTCCAAAAAAGAGTTCCAGTAAGCTATGGCTAGGAGCTTGTTACTGTTGGTGCTCAGATGTTTCATGTCTTTCGAACACAATGAACGGTCGAATCTGCATGTCTGAAATAAAAGAACCTTGGAGATTAAATCTGTCATTTGGAATAGTTTAAAATTTGGGAGGAACGGTATAAATACAGGACTAAGTAAACTAGAATGATCCTAGAGCGTTAGCAGAGTACATACTCCTGGCTAAGGATCAGAGATCATGTTGCACTTGTTAAGAGAAGTGAAATTAGATGAACGGCCGTCCAGCGCGTTTGTGTGGCAACAGAAGGATAACAGTAGCAAGTGGAGGAGCTCAACGACAAGCGAAaactacaaagaaaagaaacttgcaTGGGTTATTCTATTTCTGTGCTCGAAGGTCAGCTGAAAGTCAGGTGAAGTTGTTACTGCGAATAAGCGTTCAAGTGGGTGACAAAACGGATCTGTTTGTCCGTACTCTCTCATGTTTTGTTCTTAACTTACAAACAAACTCCTATTCTTCATGTGGGACCTagtacgaaaaaaatatgatttactCTTAATATTTGGCGCCGGCTAAAtagtagaaagaaagaaaagacgcCATGATAATAGGAAGAAACTCAACATCATGAAATAGACTGTTAGTTTCTCCTTCAAACCCATGAACAACCACATTGACGTCCTTAGTGTCAAACTTTCGTTCATTCTGTATTTGATACAAAGcctgaaaaaaactatttgataACTTTCATCTACTGATTGATAACATGGATGATGGATAAATGAGACAAGGAGTCTATACACGGAGAACTCTATAAAAGTGTTAAACGGTTCTGAGGATTCTAACAGTAGTGATTAATTCAAACTCACATGGTAGTCTTTGATTGCTTGCTTGCTATTCTTGCTATTCTTTAACTTTGTTCTACTGATATATCAGGGATACTTATTGTTTCTACACTCTCCCAAAAATCGAACATTGAAAACTGGGATAGTGCAATCAGCGACCATACGGCTTATCAAGCGGCCACCAATATCAACGAAAAAGGGTCACTACCCACGCTAGGGGCCGCGTGTACAAGTTTGATTGCTACCGTCTCGTAGTGGCCCTGCTGTAACTAAACGCAACCGTGCGTTCGTGTGTACGCATTGgtaacgtacgagctatataacctgcactgtggTATAGCGAAAGATTCCTATACCttgcaaaaaggtgttgtCGTCTAGCACATTGCCAAAACCcacaacctgaaaggtcaactgcctgaagggagcatggaatctttggcaacaaccattgtTTTCGTCACGCTaaactgccgaacactgtcGGGACCGCCTTCTCTACGCTTCTGATATCTCTCTGTGCCGTTTGCTGCGTTCCAGGAAATACGCATGAGATATCGGcctgtcatcagcatcgaaaattacacgaTATACTGCGGTTatgctgatgagaaaaaagtaggtggctgcacGATAggtgtgaggaacgattacaataAGCAGATGGAGGAATTTGGTTTACTGTCGTCTAGATCCGCCTTCGTATGACTGCGGGATCGCCGAGGACGTAAACTCGGGATCGTAGTTGCTCACGCTTGCTCacgaaaccgctgaggacaacagtaatgGACGCCTTTTACGATGGaatcaatgcgttgatgtctaaaatacctaGCCAGCAGGTGAATCGAcccaaatgcgaagatgggactcaaACAACAATCcaatgtgctaggaaaatggtattatccagcggagcgagCGTCGGACAAGCGACAACGTTGACTTATGCGAACAGATGGGCCTCATCAACGCTTCTaggaatgaaagaaatcatAGACGTCATCAggtaagctgatggcgtcgacgACTCCTTTCATTCCTGGAAGCCTACCCTCTCAACGCTTGAAGAGCAGCACAAGTGGAAGATAAGgactctcaaacttcagctcgactacgttctgatgAGGAACATCCCTGAGTCGGACATCCGAATGTCCAGAGCTGTTTGGAACGTGgcattcgactctgaccaccgtccagttcttctcagcttcaagatgcGCTTCCACAAGAGAGACTGAAGAGTTCCTCTTCacccgaaaatcgacatggcagatatgaaagacgaagaatgcagaacgaatttctgccaacgtgtgtctattcatgcctgagtacggaccaggaagaagcatagcgatgcggattcttttgcaaagtgcatccaggatgctgcaagggaaacggttctattgccgcggaagaagtttgcctttgcacctgcggaaacaaaatacACGTACAATTTTgcatgtgtcgcgcgcagcactggtgattttaacaaagaaaagcgtcttagaaagAAGCTgcatcgtcaactgcaacCAGATCGCGATaacgaatggacgtcaagagcgatggagtttgaaaaggcgtggaaggACAAGAACCGAAAGCGAAAAGCCTATAGtggcaagatgaaaagatgctcttcagtcctcaacactgccactGGAAAGGCTGTCgttgaagcaacccttccaatttaaagggatcacttcaacaccttgctgaaccggcaaacGCCTCAGCTCCTTAACGCAAATGGGCAGGGACGGTCGTTTGGGTCAGTGAGACAAGCACAGCAGAAGAGAAGCAGCCAGGCTTCTCAAGAAGAGCCAAGAGctagacgcgcggtgcaaataacaacgctcattagcctcttGGCTGCGCAGCGGCATATCATATGGGTACCTTTTGAATTTCCTCCCGTTAACGAGGAAACACCGACCGAGTCAGAGGTTCTAATCTGTgtctaaaagatgaaaaatggaaaatccagttgagacgatggaattagcgcagaaatgccaaaatatcttcctcctcTGGGATTcatgagatgacaaagatcatccgttcaatatggatagacaaaaggatacctgattcgtggagacacgctatcataattcccctccacaagaagttatccgccacggaccctaggaatgaTCCAGGGTTCTCCTTGCTGCGTTTTATGTACAAGATTTTGGAGCGGGTTAATCTAGACCGACTTACTaagcatcgcgaagaaacaacgcgcgacaaGCAaactggctttcgtcctggccgatctacgactgaccaggtgttcatttTTAGGAGATTGGTCGAAATGTGTTAGCGGTACTCGAAGCCAATTAGCCTTTCTGGATTTGAAGCCGCTTttgactctcctcatcgaggctgtcttctcaacgcgcttcgcgccgatggagtaccaagAAAGTTCGTTCACTtccttgatgacatgaatcaacgaacaactgctgcagtttgaACACCGGCCGGGTATACAGCACCATTCAAGGTGATAACTGAGGTAAGAAAAGGGACGATGACAGGAcctttcttcttcaacttcgctatcgacgacatcatgcgaagaacagtcgtgTCAGTGTCCCGCTGATTTCTTTGCATCAACAGGGTGCCCTTTGACTGATCTTGAGTACGCGGATGatattgttatattcgcggaaagcgcTACGAAAATTCAGCATGTCGTCTACCTTGTGTCCAGgttggctgcagcctatggattaCATCTACGGCCGGATAAAggtaagcagatgtggatctcttcgagacctcgaacgggaatcagggtggacggagaACCACTTGAACtagtcgatgagttctgttacctgggctgtctGGTGAAAAACAACGGAATGCTGTATGGGGATGTACATGTGCTTACGCGGAAGTCGATGtagtgtaccggcggatgacacgtggaagataacAACATCATGCACCACCATtgaaagtggctacagaaaaacCTCTTCGCTTCTTTAGTCATATATGAAAGAAGACCAGCATATCGCcctgttcaacgagttctgaggagattgtcgggttcgagctgaaagaagccacctggccaaAAACAGAAGTTCTGGcttgaggtggtgaaagaggacctgaggacgcTCGGcctggataggcagttcaggcaagacgtaaggttttgcagatgaaatagcgacgaatggattgattctgtgcaagcccTCGTAGAAGGTCGAGAAGATTGGGCTGAACTATGTTCTGGGATTCTAGGAtgacacacctcggcgaagatgcggttAGTTGCGTTAAGCGACGACGTCAGCCcgccgaataagtcaaagtaAATCACCGTCAACGACTGGTTCCACCGCTTCGActagagaacttcgaatcaaCATCAACATAAAGTTCTCCACTGCCTCTTTTGCTATTCGCGGATAAAGTCAAAGTGTAGAAACACTAGTTGTGCTATGATGGGGACTGCTGCCCGACAAATGTGGAACAAGGTGATTGGGACTTACGGTGAACCCATCGCAACTTTTCGTAACCTCCATTCATTCAAAAGGACAAATAAAGTACAAAGATAGAATGTTCTTAGTTTCGAACCGGCCAAATTATGTTGCTTCTTGTGCCCAATTTTAAGTGTGTTGATTTGTCACATTCAGCAAATATAAATTACATACTAGTGCAAAATACGTCGTTCCGAAATGTCTTGGAATATCTCCCGAATTTTGAAGCCACACAAACGATTTGTTGTATCGAAAGAATAATTTGTGGTCCTCGAAGTAATTACTCCATCCAGAGCGTTCGTTTCATCCGCGGAACTTATTCACGTGCTAACCTTTCTATATTCTTCATAAAGCTTGTGTTTCTTGAATAATCTTTGCTCACTGCATGTTTTTCTGCAATACAAACTGTCACTAAGACTCTAACGAAGAGCAATATTCATAATGTAGTAACTTAAACGATGTGATGTAGCTGGTGAAAGTTACATTTCTTGGTCTTCGGTGACTGGCACTAGAAATTGTGGGTGACGCACTCCTATAATAGACACAATCGCACGCTTCAAATTGTTCTTCAATTCCGTCAGAGCAAACTCGacatcaaatttgaactctgttGCAGAATGCAGGATctgaaagttttttctcttcctgacCTCATTCTTTCAGCTTGTTTCAACACCTCATCAtcacaataataatagcaatgaaATTTCCCCATATCGAAGGTTCCTATAGAAATTGTAATAAGTTTCCAGTCAGTCTCAAGATTCACCTTAAAGTATTACAGAGTTGGCCTTCTGTTACGGGTCTAAATGctgatttaaaaataaattaattgtcTGTTTATTTAAATTCTCCGAGTTGGGGTGTCACTTCCAGGCATGAAGTAAATTTTTAGCTGTAACTCCCAATCTTACCTAAAACATTGTAAGTGCATTTATTGttaaatgcagcataccacaTAATAGATTATGTTACTATCTCTATGAATGATATATTCAGGGGTGAATATCACGTGCGTCATATGGTGACTCGTAGATTCAAGCGCAaaggccgtttcccacgtcTTTTTTCAAGACGAGAGTTATAGAGAATCGAGCGTGATCATGCTTATACTCCTGATCTAAACCCTTGACcttatcttttcgtggagagatcccaacaatTGGGAATAATAACCAAGTAAGGGCGGTAGCTTGGTAGCCGGCCGCTTCTGGAAGTCGCTGTGGGTCATTCGCTTTCATAATCCCCTACCATTACTGTGCTAATTTCGAAACtaatcgaggtatcacgagagtataagatgccgctctgtttcaccttcatcgacttgaagaacgccttcgactcagttgagatgAAAGCGGTCGTGggagccttggacaaccaaggcgtccctactcagtaaaTAAAactacttcgagagttgtacagtactTCATGACCGGAATTTCATGCCATTCAAcgagaatatcatcattgatgtGAAGAGgaggtccgacagggtgatacaatctcgcccaaaatattcacagcaaCCCTCGAGAAACTTGgaatgggagtgaaggttgatggtcggcagctacaccatttgcgctttgctgatgacattgtACTGATAACACATAGCATCAACCAAgcagaacgaatgctgactGAATTCGACAAAAACAAAGACGAAACACGAATCGAAACACACGATGCATCGGCCTTCAGCTGAATCTCCAAaggacgatgttcatgcgcaacgaattggtctcggatgccccattcatgctcaacggaacgaacatatccgaatgcattAGCTACGTTTATTTGGGTcaggaattgaacatgatgaacaaaTTGACCCCTAGATGGgtgaggagacgagcggcgtGGGGAGCGGATAAGAGCaccgaggatgtagtgaagaagactacgtgatgcgctttaacgacaaccttTGGACCAGAGCAGTGAGCGACCAGGTTTCctgcgatattaagcgcactgcaggaagaccgccgacccgatggtcagatttcatcacgaagtctttcaaagaaaattatgatgctctttgtgtcccacgcgaaattaataaccactgggcgactctggcacgcgatcgcgACAAGTgcaagaattactggcgcccgctcgaccagtttgAAGATCAACGgaagtcaaggtgatcaaggtgatccctatgaattctgaactgaagtgaaacAGGTTGGCGCaccccaagcagattgatatGCCGGACTGCTGTGGTCGTAAACGATGGATGAATGGAGAGCCGCATCGTAACGTCACTAACCGTTGTGATTACAAGAAGGAACCATTCTGACGTCGCTGATAAAAGCGAAAATAGTTTCCATTACATGTTCAAGAAATTAAAGCTagaacgtagtttttaattgcttttcttgagctgtagccaagactGATTTTGAttgtctttattaaacaacagctaaatcaccctacagaaagcatcaaaacagtaggcaaactcaagcaccaacacattggctagtgttCACCTCATTAACAACTCTCGACACCAAGTTTCGAGTGTCCGCAACATTGGTATACTCCGTTTGGGGCCTTCTTCGAAAACACGCGTAAATTTCAATCTCTCTGTCGCGCAACGCCGAGGCCTATGTGAGATTCGCAATCTTAATACAGCTGGAGAGATCAAGGTCTCCGTTAATGACAAGGGAGGcgaatttgttgttgttcacaTGAACTAGACAAGGCGATAATGAGACAGCATCTTGAGGATAACAGTCTATATGTCCCATCCCCGCCAAAGAATTTAGAAAGCAATATCGCCGCCTAGGGGTTTGGGCTACCAAAAAACCTTATTACGCGTCTCAAGAACGCCGCGTAACGCATGTCCAGTCCTATACACGCGACTCAAAACTCACAAGCTCTCTGAAAATGGCCTCGCTTCGAACGATTCACGTGACTTTAAAGAGAGACCTATCATTAGTGGTATCAGGGGCCCCACAGATAGAATTTCCTGGCTGCTCAGCATAATCCTAAATCAGCTGCTCAAATATGTCCCTGCCCACCTCAGCAGTTCTAACAACTTTCTAAAACATCTTGAGTACCCCGTTTGAGCGTAAATGTGTAGTAGAGACCTCTGACGTTACGTCACTCTatacgaacgtttcaaacagtgtagcgatgcaggctgctcacgaactgctcacgcagcgCCAGGCTTCATTGAACATGTATGGATTGAGCATTAGGAAAATCATGACACTGATAAatgaatgcctgaattgctcCATTTTCCGATGGTCGGGACAGTACTACCGACAACTTAGAGGCCTAGCTATGGGGCAAAGGCTGGCACCAGCTCTCGCCACTGTTTTCATGGCCAAGATCGAAAAACCTATAATGGACCGCAAAACACTACTGTTttatcgttacatagatgattgctgcgtcgtctgcttaacacaagcagaactagacagtgcttcaatcttctcaatcagcagtgtctgcacattaagttcacaaaGGAGAGACCTATGGACAATTGgttggctttcttgaatgtgcacatttacgTGCGGAATGGAGTATGTAACACTAAGTGGTACCGAAAACccagtagcaaaaacatcttaatccactatctttcagcgcatcccagcaaagtgaaaaattctgttataggtaacatgtacaaGACGGCGGCAAAAGTCTCATCGAGtagctaggaaaaaaaatggcctgtaaatctggcccataaagtagcaatatccaatgggtacccagttGGAGATGGTGTTACCCAGCAAGCACgacatccctctcgaagatcTAACGTAGTggatggtcctgaaaagatccctttctgtctaccttatatatctgatgatatgagcagaacGGTACGgagctgtctacgaaaagcgggtaTAGGGAATGACATGAGGGTTGGaaaatacctccagcaaacTTCAAAGGTCAACTTttacgtaatcgtgcgtatgatcgactctgcacaactcccagctgcgtggtttgcgcGTATAGCAGAGAGAatgattgcatggtatcaggagtagtgtatTGTATCACGTGCAAgatgtgcggtgacgattatattggggaaacgggacgtccaCTGTGTACTAGGGTCAAgaagcatctagatggactcgtaaaatctaaaaccttcaccccacttggagcacaccgtagaatatacCATCCAAAGTCCGAAGTAGAGGTGGAAGTTCGTATATGATCCTGTGAGTCCgtgatcacagcacgcagaacactagaagcactttggataaccgccaaaagtccaaaaatgaacaagaaggatgagtgcattgctatcacaaacgtgctatccccatatcaagacctatgcgggttttgatctacgggcggGCTGTGAGGttcctatataaaacccttatgactcatagttgtggtacgtcgtggtctgttgcgttacgaAGCTAGCTAATGAAGTAaacactagccaatgtgttgctgtttgtgTTTGTCTACCGTTTGGACGCTTTCTGCAGGGTGATGAGGCACTTT is part of the Necator americanus strain Aroian chromosome V, whole genome shotgun sequence genome and encodes:
- a CDS encoding hypothetical protein (NECATOR_CHRV.G19030.T1), with the protein product MDAFYDGINALMSKIPSQQRSERRTSDNVDLCEQMGLINASRNERNHRRHQDAARETVLLPRKKFAFAPAETKYTYNFACVARSTGDFNKEKRLRKKLHRQLQPDRDNEWTSRAMEFEKAWKDKNRKRKAYSGKMKRCSSVLNTATGKAVVEATLPI